One window of the Rosa rugosa chromosome 3, drRosRugo1.1, whole genome shotgun sequence genome contains the following:
- the LOC133739818 gene encoding F-box protein At2g27310-like, whose translation MSVAPVENMASLNTDLFYDILRRLDGPTLATAACTCAAFCSISKEERLWEDVCSSMWPSTNREDVKSLISSIGGFRKFYADCFPLIVNKEVTDYQWNDYLEYPEEWTEAEYYGDMDEFESISPSDFVSIVDIRYKDKLICSKVLWGIPNANGFNGWFYNCPFRIDLLTYAARDDDDGEAFLSVANGLPPITSMETERKDGKLWRGLRDGLRLSWIVVNRKMKQAANLASWCPIGGQRHWPTDKDFVIRFGSILPARDILPCQVVECILSMKFRVICTEGEGAETTLKLTELSMQLEDMEGSHVNGRNSLLILKEALSCRRSKNYSEVLESCNLYSKVQNELKEEKMRSESRLDRLCILSGIAAFISFCYYVL comes from the coding sequence ATGTCAGTTGCACCAGTTGAGAACATGGCATCTTTGAACACAGACCTTTTCTATGATATATTGAGACGTCTCGATGGACCAACTTTAGCTACTGCAGCATGTACATGTGCAGCATTCTGTTCCATCTCAAAAGAAGAGAGGTTATGGGAAGATGTATGCTCTTCTATGTGGCCTTCGACTAATAGGGAAGATGTCAAGAGTTTAATATCGTCCATTGGTGGGTTCAGAAAGTTCTATGCTGATTGTTTTCCCCTTATTGTAAACAAGGAAGTTACTGACTACCAATGGAATGACTACCTTGAGTACCCGGAAGAATGGACCGAAGCTGAATATTACGGTGACATGGATGAGTTCGAAAGTATATCACCATCAGATTTTGTTTCAATTGTGGACATCCGGTACAAGGATAAACTAATTTGCTCAAAAGTTCTTTGGGGGATTCCAAATGCAAACGGCTTCAATGGTTGGTTTTACAACTGCCCATTTCGAATTGATCTTCTTACTTATGCAGCTAGAGATGATGATGACGGGGAAGCTTTCCTTTCTGTTGCTAACGGCCTGCCACCAATCACATCTATGGAGACAGAAAGGAAAGATGGGAAGTTATGGCGGGGGCTCCGTGATGGCCTCCGGCTTAGTTGGATAGTCGTAAATAGAAAAATGAAGCAAGCTGCTAATCTTGCTAGCTGGTGCCCTATTGGTGGTCAAAGGCATTGGCCAACAGACAAGGACTTTGTGATTCGCTTCGGATCCATTCTTCCTGCTAGAGACATCCTTCCTTGTCAAGTAGTGGAATGCATCCTCAGCATGAAGTTCCGAGTGATTTGTACTGAAGGAGAAGGTGCTGAGACAACCCTCAAGTTAACAGAATTGAGCATGCAGTTAGAAGACATGGAAGGTTCTCATGTCAATGGAAGAAACAGTTTGCTAATTCTCAAGGAAGCGCTGAGCTGCCGCCGTAGCAAAAACTACAGTGAAGTTCTTGAGTCGTGCAATTTGTACTCGAAAGTGCAGAACGAGCtcaaagaggagaagatgagAAGCGAAAGCAGGTTAGATAGACTTTGTATCTTGAGTGGCATTGCTGCATTTATATCCTTCTGTTACTATGTATTGTGA
- the LOC133739291 gene encoding outer envelope membrane protein 7, with amino-acid sequence MAKSSATKQAAIVLGALAVGWLAIELAFKPILDKARSAMNKSDPARDPDDDVVEGEDTATKTDETPKDA; translated from the coding sequence ATGGCGAAATCTTCAGCTACGAAGCAAGCGGCGATTGTGCTCGGAGCCCTGGCGGTCGGATGGTTGGCCATAGAGCTCGCCTTCAAGCCCATCCTTGACAAGGCCCGATCCGCCATGAACAAGTCTGACCCGGCCCGCGATCCCGACGACGACGTCGTCGAGGGGGAGGATACCGCCACCAAGACTGACGAGACCCCCAAGGATGCTTGA
- the LOC133738614 gene encoding small nuclear ribonucleoprotein SmD1b has product MKLVRFLMKLNNETVSIELKNGTVVNGTITGVDISMNTHLKTVKLTLRGKNPVTLDHLSVRGNNIRYYILPDSLNLETLLVEETPRVKPKKPTAGRPVGRGRGRGRGRGRGRGGR; this is encoded by the exons ATGAAGCTCGTCAG GTTCTTGATGAAGTTGAACAACGAAACCGTGTCGATCGAGCTCAAGAACGGCACCGTTGTGAATGGCACCATCACAG GTGTAGATATCAGTATGAATACACATTTGAAGACGGTGAAACTTACACTCAGGGGGAAGAATCCAGTGACTCTGGATCATCTCAGTGTGAGGGGTAACAATATTCGATACTACATCCTTCCTGACAGCTTGAATCTTGAGACTCTGCTGGTCGAAGAGACGCCTAGGGTCAAGCCCAAGAAGCCAACTGCAG GGAGGCCTGTGGGAAGGGGAAGGGGCCGTGGACGTGGACGCGGTCGTGGCCGTGGTGGTCGTTAA
- the LOC133739765 gene encoding uncharacterized protein LOC133739765 isoform X1: MDREERRMGFKRKFQYEDPAIHNRNQQPYDRYALPEGWAGCPAFGDEISGIIPSKVPLGESFSDHIRGETYTPKQVIHQQRLLGRELGLVIDLTNTTRYYPLSDWGREGIRHVKIKCQGRDSVPDSESVNKFIDEVSKFFSQRTNPMKFILVHCTHGHNRTGFMIVHYLIHTKSITVTEAISQFSRARHPGIYKQDYIDALYLAYHERKPDSIVCPQTPEWKRSSDQDNENHVRNGAMTIDDVLGDTIPFDQQKMLQEACYHALDLVITGRGKLPFPGSHPVSLNRENQQLLRQRYYYATWKADGTRYMMLITWDGCYLIDRRFHFRRVQMRFPCRFSNKVIPEKTHHFTLLDGEMIIDTDPNTQKQERRYLIYDVMSINQASVVKLPFHERWKMLEKEVIEPRNMERDTLSRSAEPYYRYDLEPFSVRRKGFWILSTVTKLLRKFIPGLSHASDGLIFQGWDDPYVPRTHEGLLKWKFPEMNSVDFLFELGVDDRPLLFLNERGKKKLMSGFRVVFKDELDPAFCSGKIVECAWDAEGHVWVCLRLRPDKSTPNEFMTYTKVMKSIKDNITEEVVLKEIDEIVRLPMYADRIKTDIKAHEHTSSARRR, translated from the exons ATG GATAGAGAAGAGAGACGGATGGGGTTCAAAAGAAAATTCCAGTATGAGGATCCAGCGATTCACAATAGGAACCAACAGCCTTATGATCGATACGCGCTTCCAGAAG GTTGGGCTGGTTGTCCTGCTTTCGGAGATGAAATTAGTGGTATAATTCCTTCAAAAGTACCTCTGGGTGAGTCTTTTAGTGACCACATTCGAGGTGAAACATACACTCCAAAGCAAGTCATTCATCAACAAAGACTTCTAGGAAGAGAA CTTGGTTTAGTGATTGATCTAACAAACACGACTCGATACTATCCCTTATCCGATTGGGGAAGGGAAGGTATTCGTCATGTTAAG ATAAAATGCCAAGGAAGGGATTCAGTACCTGATAGTGAATCTGTAAATAAATTTATCGATGAG GTATCAAAATTTTTCTCCCAGAGAACAAATCCAATGAAGTTTATTCTTGTCCACTGTACACATGGGCATAACCGCACAGGTTTCATGATTGTTCATTACCTTATACATACCAAATCAATTACTGTCACTGAG GCAATAAGTCAATTTTCCAGGGCTCGTCATCCTGGGATATATAAACAGGACTATATTGATGCGCTATACTTGGCTTATCATGAAAGGAAGCCTGATTCAATTGTTTGCCCTCAAACTCCAGAGTGGAAGAGAAGTTCCGATCAGGACAAT GAGAATCATGTGAGAAATGGAGCAATGACGATTGATGATGTTTTGGGAGATACAATACCTTTTGACCAGCAAAAGATGTTGCAGGAAGCCTGTTATCATGCACTCGACTTGGTTATAACG GGTAGAGGGAAGTTGCCGTTTCCAGGGTCGCATCCTGTTTCTCTCAACAG AGAGAACCAACAATTACTAAGGCAGCGCTATTACTACGCCACATGGAAAGCTGATGGAACTCGCTATATGATGCTAATTACTTGGGATGGGTGTTACTTAATTGATAGAAGGTTTCATTTCCGAAGGGTCCAGATGCGTTTTCCTTGCAGATTTTCAAATAAG GTTATACCTGAGAAGACTCATCATTTTACATTACTTGATGGAGAGATGATAATTGACACGGACCCAAATACCCAAAAGCAAGAGAGAAGATACCTCATTTATGATGTCATGTCAATTAACCAAGCCTCAGTCGTGAAG CTGCCATTCCATGAACGGTGGAAGATGCTGGAAAAAGAAGTGATCGAGCCTCGAAATATGGAACGTGATACTCTTTCCAGGAGTGCAGAGCCGTATTACAGATATGACTTGGAACCGTTCAGT GTGAGGAGGAAGGGTTTTTGGATACTATCTACTGTTACCAAGCTTTTGAGGAAATTCATTCCTGGACTTTCACATGCATCTGACGGTCTGATATTCCAG GGCTGGGATGATCCTTATGTACCCAGAACGCATGAAGGTCTTTTGAAGTGGAAATTTCCTGAAATGAATTCAGTTGATTTCCTGTTTGAG TTAGGAGTTGATGATCGTCCGCTACTTTTTCTGAATGAGCGTGGAAAGAAGAAGCTGATGTCAGGCTTTAGGGTTGTTTTTAAAG ATGAATTGGACCCAGCTTTTTGTTCGGGGAAAATCGTGGAGTGCGCCTGGGACGCAGAGGGACACGTGTGGGTCTGTTTGCGGCTAAGGCCAGACAAATCGACGCCAAATGAGTTCATGACATATACAAAG GTGATGAAAAGCATTAAGGATAATATAACGGAGGAAGTTGTGTTGAAGGAGATTGATGAGATTGTCCGCCTACCTATGTATGCTGATCGAATAAAGACTGATATTAAGGCACACGAGCATACTTCTTCCGCCCGGCGTAGGTGA
- the LOC133739765 gene encoding uncharacterized protein LOC133739765 isoform X2: MGFKRKFQYEDPAIHNRNQQPYDRYALPEGWAGCPAFGDEISGIIPSKVPLGESFSDHIRGETYTPKQVIHQQRLLGRELGLVIDLTNTTRYYPLSDWGREGIRHVKIKCQGRDSVPDSESVNKFIDEVSKFFSQRTNPMKFILVHCTHGHNRTGFMIVHYLIHTKSITVTEAISQFSRARHPGIYKQDYIDALYLAYHERKPDSIVCPQTPEWKRSSDQDNENHVRNGAMTIDDVLGDTIPFDQQKMLQEACYHALDLVITGRGKLPFPGSHPVSLNRENQQLLRQRYYYATWKADGTRYMMLITWDGCYLIDRRFHFRRVQMRFPCRFSNKVIPEKTHHFTLLDGEMIIDTDPNTQKQERRYLIYDVMSINQASVVKLPFHERWKMLEKEVIEPRNMERDTLSRSAEPYYRYDLEPFSVRRKGFWILSTVTKLLRKFIPGLSHASDGLIFQGWDDPYVPRTHEGLLKWKFPEMNSVDFLFELGVDDRPLLFLNERGKKKLMSGFRVVFKDELDPAFCSGKIVECAWDAEGHVWVCLRLRPDKSTPNEFMTYTKVMKSIKDNITEEVVLKEIDEIVRLPMYADRIKTDIKAHEHTSSARRR; encoded by the exons ATGGGGTTCAAAAGAAAATTCCAGTATGAGGATCCAGCGATTCACAATAGGAACCAACAGCCTTATGATCGATACGCGCTTCCAGAAG GTTGGGCTGGTTGTCCTGCTTTCGGAGATGAAATTAGTGGTATAATTCCTTCAAAAGTACCTCTGGGTGAGTCTTTTAGTGACCACATTCGAGGTGAAACATACACTCCAAAGCAAGTCATTCATCAACAAAGACTTCTAGGAAGAGAA CTTGGTTTAGTGATTGATCTAACAAACACGACTCGATACTATCCCTTATCCGATTGGGGAAGGGAAGGTATTCGTCATGTTAAG ATAAAATGCCAAGGAAGGGATTCAGTACCTGATAGTGAATCTGTAAATAAATTTATCGATGAG GTATCAAAATTTTTCTCCCAGAGAACAAATCCAATGAAGTTTATTCTTGTCCACTGTACACATGGGCATAACCGCACAGGTTTCATGATTGTTCATTACCTTATACATACCAAATCAATTACTGTCACTGAG GCAATAAGTCAATTTTCCAGGGCTCGTCATCCTGGGATATATAAACAGGACTATATTGATGCGCTATACTTGGCTTATCATGAAAGGAAGCCTGATTCAATTGTTTGCCCTCAAACTCCAGAGTGGAAGAGAAGTTCCGATCAGGACAAT GAGAATCATGTGAGAAATGGAGCAATGACGATTGATGATGTTTTGGGAGATACAATACCTTTTGACCAGCAAAAGATGTTGCAGGAAGCCTGTTATCATGCACTCGACTTGGTTATAACG GGTAGAGGGAAGTTGCCGTTTCCAGGGTCGCATCCTGTTTCTCTCAACAG AGAGAACCAACAATTACTAAGGCAGCGCTATTACTACGCCACATGGAAAGCTGATGGAACTCGCTATATGATGCTAATTACTTGGGATGGGTGTTACTTAATTGATAGAAGGTTTCATTTCCGAAGGGTCCAGATGCGTTTTCCTTGCAGATTTTCAAATAAG GTTATACCTGAGAAGACTCATCATTTTACATTACTTGATGGAGAGATGATAATTGACACGGACCCAAATACCCAAAAGCAAGAGAGAAGATACCTCATTTATGATGTCATGTCAATTAACCAAGCCTCAGTCGTGAAG CTGCCATTCCATGAACGGTGGAAGATGCTGGAAAAAGAAGTGATCGAGCCTCGAAATATGGAACGTGATACTCTTTCCAGGAGTGCAGAGCCGTATTACAGATATGACTTGGAACCGTTCAGT GTGAGGAGGAAGGGTTTTTGGATACTATCTACTGTTACCAAGCTTTTGAGGAAATTCATTCCTGGACTTTCACATGCATCTGACGGTCTGATATTCCAG GGCTGGGATGATCCTTATGTACCCAGAACGCATGAAGGTCTTTTGAAGTGGAAATTTCCTGAAATGAATTCAGTTGATTTCCTGTTTGAG TTAGGAGTTGATGATCGTCCGCTACTTTTTCTGAATGAGCGTGGAAAGAAGAAGCTGATGTCAGGCTTTAGGGTTGTTTTTAAAG ATGAATTGGACCCAGCTTTTTGTTCGGGGAAAATCGTGGAGTGCGCCTGGGACGCAGAGGGACACGTGTGGGTCTGTTTGCGGCTAAGGCCAGACAAATCGACGCCAAATGAGTTCATGACATATACAAAG GTGATGAAAAGCATTAAGGATAATATAACGGAGGAAGTTGTGTTGAAGGAGATTGATGAGATTGTCCGCCTACCTATGTATGCTGATCGAATAAAGACTGATATTAAGGCACACGAGCATACTTCTTCCGCCCGGCGTAGGTGA